The following are encoded in a window of Staphylococcus piscifermentans genomic DNA:
- a CDS encoding DNA internalization-related competence protein ComEC/Rec2, whose protein sequence is MIYIALAILDGILIIYNKPLAILLAGLLLLILTRKKPSLLLTIFILCQPIISNIWFSDYKNQVNKENNRFKDIKNLNEFVDLTDFRVKNNKYVAGNLKFKGHNLKFFYFPNKKQALTDFEHLPRYSKCFVNGKLKIDESFSDQPTVILKNINLSTCKVDKSKNISQIIARHKQYSLKRLQQYSSHWQNTFALVTGDVSYIDAETLDIEKELGIYHLLAVSSSHVAVIAGIFYFALNRFNVPKAFTQCLIIIALFLFAYYTNFAPSALRAILCLSFVMILPKKFYGSLLDILSLVFLMLCIVSPGIIFDIGFQFSFLITLFILLSTPLIKTLNKVQSAIAITFIAQISSFIISAYYFNQIQWIGFFSNFLFIPYYSFILFPLAIFTYIYIQFFNSSNYLNNLINFFYTLHDQYFIKIFSHFNQYRWFIGELNQYHVVLVVAWMIATITTLTKRRFKSSFILFIIGSLLFTSITTKPHTRFTALNVGQGDSFLFETNHGHRVLIDTGGKADQQESLFKFGQKKTDNSNSISKYHIMPTLKKRGISKLDYIIITHPHADHIGELEYLLHHIKVRRGLIINFASYPQDTLNTIKTSCNNHGIKLLNALVIDQIAIDESKIQFLEAFHNGNKDLNEHSIMAIIKTPRYNILTTGDATINNEAKLLDKYSLPKIDILKVGHHGSKTSSSKSFIEKVQPTYSVISSGKNNVYKLPNKEVIERLKSVNSKTYNTQINGEITFDLDKDIKVITEQ, encoded by the coding sequence TTGATATATATCGCATTAGCAATTTTAGATGGCATCTTGATAATTTATAATAAGCCGCTAGCTATTTTGCTCGCAGGCTTATTATTATTAATTTTAACTAGAAAAAAGCCTTCGCTTTTACTAACGATATTTATATTATGTCAACCTATAATAAGTAATATTTGGTTTTCTGACTACAAAAATCAAGTAAACAAAGAAAATAATCGGTTTAAGGATATTAAAAACCTTAATGAATTTGTTGATTTAACTGATTTTCGAGTGAAAAATAATAAGTATGTAGCAGGTAATCTTAAATTCAAAGGACATAATCTTAAATTTTTTTATTTTCCAAACAAAAAGCAAGCTTTAACGGATTTCGAGCATTTGCCAAGATATTCAAAGTGTTTCGTTAATGGTAAGTTGAAAATAGACGAGTCTTTTTCTGATCAGCCGACAGTTATTCTTAAAAATATTAATCTCTCAACTTGCAAAGTTGATAAATCAAAAAATATTTCCCAAATCATTGCTAGGCATAAGCAATACTCTTTAAAGAGACTGCAGCAATATTCTTCACACTGGCAAAATACTTTTGCTTTGGTAACAGGGGATGTAAGCTACATTGATGCAGAAACACTTGATATTGAGAAAGAGCTCGGTATCTATCATTTACTTGCTGTGAGTAGTTCACACGTTGCGGTTATAGCAGGTATCTTTTATTTTGCTTTAAATAGATTCAACGTTCCCAAAGCATTTACACAATGTTTGATTATTATTGCCTTATTTTTATTTGCTTATTACACAAATTTTGCTCCAAGCGCTTTAAGAGCTATATTGTGTTTATCATTTGTTATGATTCTGCCGAAAAAATTCTATGGCTCGCTCCTTGATATTCTTTCGCTTGTATTTCTGATGTTATGTATCGTTTCTCCTGGTATTATATTTGATATTGGTTTTCAATTTTCTTTTTTAATCACACTATTTATTCTATTATCTACTCCACTTATTAAAACTTTAAACAAAGTTCAATCTGCAATAGCAATCACTTTTATAGCTCAAATTTCTTCTTTTATCATCAGCGCTTACTATTTTAATCAAATCCAATGGATTGGATTCTTTTCAAACTTTTTATTTATACCTTATTATTCATTTATTCTTTTCCCTTTAGCAATCTTTACCTATATCTATATACAATTCTTCAATTCTTCTAACTATCTTAATAATCTTATTAATTTTTTCTATACATTACACGATCAATATTTCATTAAAATATTTTCTCACTTTAATCAATATCGTTGGTTTATTGGTGAATTAAATCAATATCATGTTGTTTTAGTTGTAGCTTGGATGATAGCAACCATCACAACATTAACCAAAAGGCGATTCAAAAGTTCTTTTATTTTATTTATTATTGGCAGCTTGCTTTTTACTAGTATTACAACCAAACCTCACACAAGATTTACTGCGTTAAATGTTGGGCAAGGCGATTCATTTCTATTTGAAACTAATCATGGTCATCGAGTATTAATTGATACAGGAGGTAAGGCAGACCAACAAGAAAGTTTGTTTAAATTTGGACAAAAGAAAACAGACAACTCAAATTCTATAAGCAAATATCATATTATGCCAACACTAAAAAAACGAGGAATCAGCAAATTAGATTATATTATTATCACCCATCCTCATGCTGATCATATTGGAGAATTAGAGTATTTATTACATCATATAAAAGTACGACGAGGCTTAATTATTAATTTCGCGAGTTATCCTCAAGATACTTTAAACACAATAAAAACTAGCTGCAACAATCATGGCATTAAGTTGTTAAATGCTTTAGTAATTGATCAAATCGCTATTGATGAAAGCAAAATACAATTCTTAGAAGCTTTTCACAACGGGAATAAAGATTTAAATGAACACTCAATTATGGCCATCATCAAGACACCTCGTTACAATATTCTCACTACTGGCGATGCTACTATAAACAACGAAGCAAAACTTTTAGATAAATATTCACTTCCCAAAATTGATATCTTAAAAGTAGGGCACCATGGCAGCAAAACGAGTTCAAGCAAAAGTTTTATTGAAAAAGTTCAACCTACCTATAGCGTAATATCTAGCGGTAAAAATAATGTTTATAAGCTTCCTAATAAAGAAGTGATAGAGCGGTTAAAAAGTGTGAATTCAAAAACTTATAATACACAAATTAATGGTGAAATTACTTTTGATTTAGACAAAGATATAAAAGTAATAACCGAACAATAA
- the holA gene encoding DNA polymerase III subunit delta, whose amino-acid sequence MNENIITIYGEVPELIEKKTKEIADNYLQEPKDDFNYVSFNLAETEITTCIEEILTLPFLSDKKVVVIKNAYLFTGEKGPKDINQNIDQLLEFIQKYDGSTLVIFEVYHSKLDERKKLVKTLKKETKLIKIEQMTEDEMKNWIKNELNQQYKDIKQDALNLFIELTGINFNLIKQELEKIILFIGERPTITKQDVETIVNRSLEQNVFLLTDYIQKGQKEEAVNLVNDLIIMKEEPIKLLALITSNFRLYYQCKILGKKGYSQQQIAKTVGAHPFRVKLALRTSRQYQLNQLMQIINACAETDYKLKSSYMDKQLILELFILSI is encoded by the coding sequence GTGAACGAAAATATTATAACAATTTATGGGGAAGTACCTGAATTAATAGAAAAAAAAACAAAAGAAATAGCTGACAACTACTTACAAGAACCCAAAGATGATTTTAATTATGTTAGTTTTAATTTAGCAGAAACAGAAATCACTACTTGCATTGAAGAAATTCTGACGCTACCATTTTTATCTGATAAAAAAGTAGTAGTTATAAAAAATGCATATTTATTCACTGGAGAAAAAGGTCCTAAAGATATCAATCAAAACATCGATCAGTTATTAGAATTTATTCAAAAGTATGATGGCTCTACTTTAGTGATTTTTGAAGTTTACCATTCTAAGTTAGATGAACGAAAAAAATTAGTTAAAACACTAAAAAAAGAAACGAAACTTATCAAAATTGAACAGATGACCGAAGATGAGATGAAGAATTGGATAAAAAATGAGTTAAATCAACAATATAAAGATATTAAACAAGACGCTTTGAATTTATTCATTGAATTGACAGGGATCAATTTTAATTTGATAAAGCAAGAATTAGAAAAAATCATTTTATTTATAGGTGAAAGACCCACAATCACTAAACAAGATGTGGAAACCATTGTAAATAGAAGTTTAGAACAAAATGTATTTTTACTGACAGATTATATTCAAAAGGGACAAAAAGAGGAAGCTGTTAATTTAGTCAATGACTTGATTATTATGAAAGAAGAACCCATTAAATTACTCGCTTTAATAACCAGTAATTTCAGACTCTATTATCAATGTAAGATTTTAGGCAAAAAAGGTTATAGCCAACAACAAATTGCTAAAACGGTAGGAGCACATCCTTTCCGAGTTAAATTAGCGCTCAGAACATCACGTCAATATCAACTCAATCAGTTAATGCAAATTATAAATGCTTGCGCAGAGACTGATTATAAATTGAAATCTTCTTATATGGATAAACAGTTGATTCTTGAGCTCTTTATTTTATCTATTTGA
- the rpsT gene encoding 30S ribosomal protein S20, translating into MPNIKSAIKRVRTNETAEARNISQKNDMRSAVKHAKAAIAENADNKQELVRVAVKKVDKAAQANLIHDNKADRIKSQLMSADK; encoded by the coding sequence ATGCCAAATATTAAATCTGCTATTAAACGTGTAAGAACAAATGAAACAGCTGAAGCTAGAAATATTTCACAAAAAAATGATATGCGTTCAGCCGTGAAACATGCGAAAGCAGCTATCGCTGAAAACGCTGATAACAAACAAGAATTAGTACGTGTTGCTGTTAAGAAAGTAGACAAAGCAGCTCAAGCTAACTTAATCCACGATAACAAAGCTGACCGCATTAAATCACAATTAATGAGCGCAGACAAATAA